Proteins encoded within one genomic window of Arachis ipaensis cultivar K30076 chromosome B08, Araip1.1, whole genome shotgun sequence:
- the LOC107612148 gene encoding F-box/FBD/LRR-repeat protein At5g22660-like: MQVLPPSTGPKFPSFGMLKHLELGLVAGEILLGILLKSPILKTLILKGLKSKFDKELFSSADVPECLQNTLEVVKFGEVHGLEHELWLAKFVMENGLVLKRMSFSVPSWLGNFNAIEEFKEKLFSFKKPFSFAFVEFSSLRVRG, encoded by the exons ATGCAGGTTTTGCCACCATCAACAGGGCCAAAATTTCCTTCATTTGGAATGTTGAAGCATCTGGAGCTTGGCTTAGTTGCTGGTGAAATTTTGTTAGGCATACTTCTCAAGTCACCAATTCTCAAGACTTTAATTTTAAAG GGACTAAAATCTAAATTTGACAAAGAGCTTTTTAGCTCTGCTGATGTGCCTGAGTGTTTGCAAAATACCTTggaggttgtgaaatttggagaAGTACATGGACTTGAGCATGAGTTGTGGTTAGCTAAATTTGTGATGGAAAATGGTTTGGTCCTGAAGAGGATGAGTTTCTCTGTTCCTTCCTGGTTAGGCAATTTTAATGCCATTGAAGAATTTAAAGAGAAGCTATTCtctttcaagaaaccttttagttTTGCTTTTGTTGAATTCTCATCTCTTCGAGTTCGAGGTTAG